CTGCTtgtcctccccctccctcaaGCCGAAGACGCCGGCGGCCTCCGCCGCGGCCGTCGGCCTCGACGGAGGGGAGGCGCCTTGATCTCGTTCTCGAGCGGCGCCAGCTCTCGCCATCGACCGGGTGTTGTCCCTGTCGCCGCCCGATCGGTCACAAGGGAGATCTCGGTGGACACAGGCGAGGCGACGGCGCGGCGAAGAAGGGAGAGGCGCGGGCTAGAGGGCTGGAGAAGGATTTCGCTCGGCTGCGGACGAGGTACGTGGGTGGCTACACCAGCACCGGAGCTAGGGCTTTTCCTTGGACGTGAGCCTGAATCGGGTTCACGGACGAGTTCGTGGAGGAGATAGAGCCTCGGTTCCAGGCCGCGTTCAAGGCGATGGAGGAGCTGGGGAAGGGCGTGATCGCAAACCTGGCCCAGACGAGGGCCGCATGGTCGGGCACTACTGGTTGAGGAAGTCGGAACGCGCACCGGCCCGATTCCTGAAGGCGCAGATTGAGAGCACGCTTGACGCGGTCTGCAATTTCGTTGTTCTTCTTTGATTGCTGTTTCCTGAGTTTAATGATCTCGTggtaatgataataatgatatctATTGCTCCTATTCTAGAGGATTCTTAGAAGAGAAGCTTGACGATCGGTTTATTTGTCGACGTTTGCCGAATGTCAAGTGTCAGGAcgataaaattttcatatgtttttgGAGCTATTATTCATTGGAGCAAGTTCAATAAGACAGGAAGCTCGTGACTTTTAACTTACAATGTTGGACACTCCTGCCATATAGGTTTGTCTTTCGGTCGACTTAGATGGATGTTGGAGCTCCCGAACGACATAGAGATAGTCAGATAGATCGGTATCCTTTGCTAATGGAACAAGTGGAGAGTAGTAGTGGTCATCAGCACGTGATTGATGTAGAGAGAAATGGGGACGCCTCCTTGACAGCATCTCATGGTGATCAGCAACGCAGGGTAGACTTGATAGAGAATGAGGATGGACTTTCGCCTAGCATGCCAGCTCCTGCGGATCAAACAACTGTAAATTCATCAAACAGATTGAACTCTGTGAATTCCTCTAGCATGAGAAGGAGTGATGATTACCACCAGCATCGAACAAGTCCATTGAATTCTGGACTATGGATTTTGGTGGAGTTAGTTGTCACCGAGGGTCAAATTATAGCATCCATAGGGGTTTTGTCATTGTCAAGACATGAAAATCCAGAGGCTCCACTATTTGCATGGGTTGTAGGTTATGCGGCAATGCTGCCTATTCTTTACTGGTGCTATCATTTGGCAACCGTGGTAGTGATCAGTCCAGTCAATCCCATTGAGGGACTTCTCATGGCATGGTCAATCGAGCCTAGATCTTATATAGCTATCTCGTCACACAGTCCACGAGATGAGGGCAATCAACATTGAAGAATCGGCATCATGGAATGGCCAAATTGCGCACACTCCGAGTTCACGGTAAAGTTCAATCGTTTCTTATGCTGCTCATGGATGATGATTGCTTCTCATctattcaaattgaatttcaatttgcaCGTTGTGGGATTATTGGCATCATTGAGAATAACCTAGTCTCGTACAATCTATGATAGATGGAATCAACAGCTAATTTCGTTTTTGCAGAATTAGTGGGCTGGTGGACCATTTCAAGATGGCCTTAGACTGCTTTTTTGCTGTATGGTTTGTTGTTGGCAATGTGTGGATTTTTGGAGGTCACTCTTCACCTTCCGATGCTCAAACTGTATAGGTACCAATTTATAGGGACACTGTTATGTTCTGTCTATACATGTAATTGCTGTGCTTGATGAAATATATGTGTTGTGGCCCTTTTGCAGGTTATGTATAGTATTTCTAACTTTAAGCTGTATTGGATATGCCATGCCTTTTATACTATGTGCAACAATTTGTTGCTGCCTACCTTGCATAATGTCTGTTCTGGGCATCCAAGAAGACTTTTCGTAGACAAGAGGAGCCACCTCAGAATCCATCAATGCTCTTCCTATCTACAAATTCAAGGTGAAGCAAGACTCAAATGCGACGGCGAGAAATTTAACACGGGGAGGAAGTGAAGGCGGGGTCTTGGCTCCGAGGGACGAAAAGGAGCGTTTCTTGTCGGGAGAAGACGCGGTAAGCATAAAACCCACTTATGTCCTCCCATTCCAATTCTGGAGTTCAAGCACCTTCCTGCTGAATTTTGACCTATAATGTAGGGCTAGCATTTGATTTTGCGTcctaaaaagagagaggagagagaaagaagcctGAGTCGAGGagcagagaggagagagggcgtCGGGAGAGGGGAAGAAGGCAGACGACGCCAAGTGGGGCCCATCCCTCCAAATGGCGcctcgtgagtggccggggACCACGTTGACGTGGTGgtccggaccacccaatattttctcatataaaGAGAGAAGGTGTCGATTGCATCGTCACCAATGCGTGTCTCAGCTAGGGAGAAGGCGTACACACCTAGTACCTCCCACCTATGTAACGGCTGCCTAGGGatcaattatcaaaaaattccaaaaccTATCATATGTATTTCAATTCGGtgttaaaattttcctttcaattatATACCAATACATCATTTCTGATTAATTTTGGTTGAAGATCGCTGATATAGATGTTGGCCATCTTTTGAGACACATCGGCGCTTTATTGTAAtttcttataaatttttttgaacttttattttgtttattttgtcaTTGTTGTTGGCAAGAGCTAACAAGTCCATGCAGATTTGGACTAGGCTCATCTTGCCCGTTGCCGACGAGGGTTTGTAAGCCCTCACTGGtcacaataataaataataataaaaaattgattttttattttaaattgtaaaaattatccacatcaataatttgtGGCCAAATTGACAAGAAGAACTATATTAGCAAATCATccaaagttttaggattaagttggctaaattaaaatgtttataactgaattgatattcatataaaaagatttagtatttttttggtaattatcccttGAGTATCTTGTGGTTCACGATAGCTGGGGAAGCTTGGGGAATAACGCTTTGAGGATGCCAGAGCATCTAGATTTTACTCTATAGCGCTCAATAGATGGCTTGATCGGCGAAGGGGAAGCTAAGGTCGGCTGGGTCAACCTTCACCGGTGGAGTGCCGGAGAGAGACCAGAGATGGGACTAATCGGAGGACGACGGCGACGAGGATGGTCACTGGTGGCGCCCCAGGTGAGGGGAGGAGAGCtaacttctttttttacttATATAAACATTTCAGTAAATTTTCATTAACCCTAGTTGATAGGTACAagacattgaattgagatagTTTTAAGAATCCAGTTCAATCGATGGAAATTGCGGAAATGACGTTGCACATGGGACAGAATTTTAGGGATCTAGTTGCAATAGCTCAAAATTTAAGGAAGATTTTACATATTAAAAAGGTTTTATGATTGGCATTGTTGTTAgctattttatataaatattatatacatGTGCGTGTTATGAGGAGGAAGCCGCCTAAATAGGTAAGACAAGGTGAAATGCAACCATAAAATCAAAACGAACAGTCCAAAATTTAGAATTATTTGCATTTAATGAGTTAGAACATCAAATGTACAATGTGTATTGTGCTCCACGTCTTGTGGATTTTAGTTCAAGTTTTGTTGAGAGCACTATAAAAGTAAAAGTTTGGGTCGTTGAGATGTGCAAAAACTAACTGGAATGCAATTCGACGGTTGTACTAAAAGgcaataaaatatgaaatttgattttaaaatttactGTCTTCTTCTTGTGCTTGTAGGTTGGGCTTTACAATGTCAAACatttagtaaggaaaaattTCACGAAATAATACTAGGATACGATTTTTGGGAAAACCTTTAATGTATAATGCAAGAAAATGAATGGCggtgggggaaaaaaaaatacaaaaacaaacACGAGGGTGCATTATAACTAGGTTTCCTTTTGGCTTATCGTAGAGTGCCTAGGCTTATTTTTTTATGGCAGCAATTTGTTGCAACCAGCACAAAAACAAATTTGCAATCACGAGCATATTAAATATTCAGATACTGTACCTCAAATAATAGAGGACTTTTTATTGGAATAGTTTATTCAATAGTGCATTATTTTCCACATAGCTGTGGGCAACGTAAGCTAGCAAGTAGAGTGTAAGATTTTAAATCGTGGAACAAGAATTGGGGACATCAAACAACATATAAAATGTATGTAATGAAGCGTTTGATTTCGAGATATACCATAGTTCTTTATggtaattaataaataaacctAATATAcatatgccaatttaattttaaacttttaattttattagtttaattctaaacctttacttgaaatttcaatataatcattttgattaattttcgTTAAGATGATGATCCAGTTATCACtggccatcctatatggcacattaccacatcagcaatttcgaTGAAATGTCTAAGATTTGATTTTGACATCCATACAttaagtttatgattgattggcTTCGTTTAAAATGTATTGagatattcaataaaaattgagattcaaaagagaagtaaaattaaatttaaagagCGCCCATACGAACAAGTTGATTTATAATAATAAGCAGATAAGATTTGCAAATCTGCCTTTCTCTACAAAGCGTGTTGAGGTGTCATTTATAATCTTTTCTCTTTAAGCGTTGTGCTATCGTGATTGCCTCGTACCAAATTGTGCACATCATGTCTCATCtaagttttaaaattataattagtGACAAGTTGATGTTACCTTCTCGtacgattgatttttatttttctatttctaaccGTTCATTTGATGTTTGCCGATGCGTGACTATCTTTTTAGTTGTTTTTTTCTGTCTGCCCCCTGTTTTATTTGCTAGTGCCCATCGCCATTGTTGACAAAAAGAGTATAGTAGGGaaccaattctccattcaaacTCGATCGAGCTTGATGTCTCAAATATGACCACCACCGGGTTTAGAAGTAAACTTAGGTTTATGCTTGCGCTCGACTCGAACTCAAAATCCAAATTTTGGAAATCGAATAAAGTTGGAATATAATACTGCGCGTTTGTTTATAATATCAATAAGCACATGTAGTTTTTACTTAAAAGGGTAACGATACCATTAGCCtctgaattctttttttttttttaaacaattggGTCCTTAGACTAATAATCGAATTGTGAGTAAATATGCTGAACGTATATATCTGTCTCTATAAGCTCTTTATTGGTCTCTGAAACATTCCGAGCAGATAAAACAATTCCCAAATCGATTTGAGAGCAAATTTGTGCCAGATAAATTTGAGTACAAGAGCCCTTGCCTTAATACTTCATATAGTTTTGCGGTAGCATTATCAATCACTCTAAAAACATTTATAACACTTGTCAGTAGTTTAACAAAAGGATTTCGTTAACAAGTACACCCGAGGAAATTGTTATATACCAAAGGAAGAACAGTTCATCATTTTGATGAGATCCCTCTCTTGAATTAAGCGTAATTAgcaaattgagaattttttttttcttattgcgTAGTTAACAAGACACTTAGCACAATGTTGCCCTGTCGATCAAGGCTCAAAAAGCCCGTGGTCGAACTAGATGCGGAGGTTGTGAGCTATCGTATTATTATTAACTCTTAGACCGCTAGAGTTTTGGAGAAATTATAACCTTTTTCCATGCCGGAGCGTACCCTTTTAACTCGTTCTCAGGGAGTGTAGCCTCGACGCTTCTTGTTGCTCAGGAGCTTCATCTTCTCGCTCATCGGCAAATTGATAAACCACTTGCTCTGCTCGAAAACCTCATCTTGTACTCCCGGCTTATTCCGTGGTTTACACGTAGAAGAACCTGCAACCCAAGCACGCCTATACGCATGCAAAATGATATCGAACTAGGAATTAATCGCCGACGTTGCACTCACCGACGTTGCGCCTCATGCAGAATTTCTAACacaaaaaccgaaaaaaaaaaaaaaaaaaaaaaggcaaagaagaagaagagcgatTGAGGACCTGGTTGAGTAGAGCGACGGATTGGTGGACATTGGATGTGGAGAGATCGATATGGTTGAGATCGGATATTTTGGTGACTTCGAAGACatcctttgttttcttcatgTCATGAGTTTTCAGATTAACGTTCTCCTTGCTTTCTTCCTTACAACAATTATGGGGTCTCAGGTTGTTTtgcaaaccgaaccgaaatgtCAATGTacccatttttttgtttttacttacCATCCGAATTGGAATTAAAATCGAATTGAAAATACCCGAATTTTTGTGTCTGGATAGGATATTATTGACGCtgctcgtttttttttttgaacgagACGCTGCTCGTTTATGTTGTTGGTTTTGAGCGGAGCACTTGCATTGGGTGGGCCTAATTAACTAATAAACTTGCCAGTTTTTGGGCTAGCCCATGAAAAGCCCACATTTGCACCCTCTCAAAATGAGGTCATGTGCAAGAATGGAGATGCAAattagttaaagtctgaaacTACAGACAAATAAGAAAGTTTACGGACTACGAAGTGAAAGCCCCATTCTTTCAAGCATTACAATTTATCGAGTTGTattgggttaatttttatttgacatATACATGAAAAGTTTATAAGAACTAGAAATGATGCACACACATTGCGGtcgcaaaaaagaagaaagggtgGAGTGGAGAAAAAAGGCAATCTTAGGGTCCGTTTATTTAAAAAGCAAACTATTTtcggaaaattattttccaactttCTAATGTTTAGATAACAGGAAATTAATTGATCTATAAAAAACGTTTTTGATGGACCgaaaaaaacaaacttaaaATGGGTGGAAACGCTTTCCTCTTCTagcaagaaagaaataattttccttaaatttttatgaaGATGTCACGGTGAAGGTGATATTTGAACTCAATatctcatttttgaaaaatctattGTCCCTTGCCCGATGAACTTCCTCGTGATTGAGTTTATTTCGGTCAGATTGACCGATCATCAGTCATCAATCAATAATTAAAACGTTGGCGAGAAGAACGCATAGAATATGTTGCAAAGGTGCGAAGAGAATATACCGATGCTGTTCCTTACGCACGTGCTCACATTCAATGCGGTTTCTCGCGCATGCGCGCGTTTACTTTTTCGACGCTCGCTAGCTGTGcgcattcctctctctctctccgtcatCAAAATTCTCGAAGCTGACGTCACTCGCACTCGCGTTTTCTATTGGGCAATTCGCAGCAACTGGAGGCACGCCACGATTGCTCTAGCTTCGGTCGGCTGTTCTTCGTATCTTCCCCATGGCATGCACACTCTCGTCGAGAAGTTAGAGAGAGCATCGTGTGGCGTATGTTCATGAATATTAGATAATATGCTATCACGAATATCACTAGAGGTATTATTAGATAATAGGGATATAATTAGATATTTCGGTATTTTCTAAGGTATCTAATTTCCTCATTAGATTTAGGTAACTACAAATTAGATGacttcattctctctctttacATATATAGATATTGTTTGGGCATAAAAAGCCTATTAATTGTAAGATATAATCAAATCAAGTCAATTGAGTAATAACATGGTCTTTAACTATTTCCCCTCTATGGTAATCAAGGATGAAGGTAGGTGGTGCTGTTGTAGTCCTCACATGCAACAAGGTGGAGATTCCGGTCGAGACATTTCCTACTTGACCCTTTAAGTCAACTAAGTTCActttttcatccaaaaaaaaaaaaactaagttcACTTGGGCCTAAATTTTCGCTCTCTCTAGTAATCTTCTTGAGTGAAGATATTGGAGAAAGTTATTGGATTTTTGCCATGCACTTCCATAAGTGGCATTAGAGCCACCAATAGAGATCCAAACCGAAACACTAAACTTTAATCTTTCTTCTTATCGTTGGTCTTGATAAAAACAATATAGAACCCATGTATCCATCATTATATTTTTACTTTGACACTGAAactatttttatattaaatatagTCTATATTAAATCATATTAAACCACAAACCCTCCAGATTATTGAGACTCATAATACTTGTTATATATGGGAACATATCTTTGTTCTataaaatcaattgacaaaCTCAAAATCTTGTTGTAACATAAGaaacataataataaatgaGTTTGACACTCCTTTTGGGTCTTCTCTCATTTTGATTTGCTTGTAAGTTCAACagttttttgagtttttctttggtGTTACAGTGAAGGACACATTCGAactcaaatttcacatgttAAGCCTATCTCCTCCCCTTTCGCAGTAAACTTCCTTATGATTGAGTTTATTTAATATTCTCGTACATGCACGAGTtgactcttctctctcccctgtTTCGGTTGTTCCTTCTCAGACCATTCTCATTTCAGGGAGTGTTTCGCACATGCACTCGTTGACTTCTCTCTGCCCTGCCTCAGTTATTCCTTCACACACCATTCCCAATTTATGCGGTTTTTCACACATGCAACCTTTGACTTCTCTCTTTCCCCTATTTCAGTtgttccttcctctctctctctctctctctctgcatacAGCCATCTCTTCATTTCTTCGTCATCGAAGTTCTTGAAGTGACAAGGGACGGGCTGAGGACCGCGAGTGTGGGTCTGCGAAGCAGTCCATGGGTCTCCTTGACGTGCTGGGGCGAATATGGACTCCTCCGATGCATCATTCGATGTACGCTATAATAGCTGCGGTTGTCGGTTCCCTATCCTTCATATATTGGGATGATATGCACGCTCTGGTGTTGAATAAGAGCATCGACTGGTGGTCTATGTGGGCTTGCCTGCTTggtatcttcttcttcttttcgtcTCCGTTAGTCGAGAATCCCATTAAGCCCAGTTATTTGAACTTTAGCAGATGGTGAGCACTAATTCAATCGCAAGCCTACCTAAATGATTGTTTTTGCTATTAAATGGGGGCTTGCTTTGTGATCTTTGAGTGCATTAATAGCTGTTTTAAGTGTCTTTGAGGGAAATGCTTGCTTTCACAGGCACATTGCGTGGATGTCTGCGGCGACTCTGTATCATTTTCCCAGTTCTCAGTCAATAGGAGAGGATTTGAGGATGAATTTGTCTTTATATTTGACAATTTATGGCTCCTCTATCTATATTCCTTGCTTTCTTCCACATAATATTGATTGGTCTTTCGCATATCGGGCTTGTATCTCCAGAGGCGAGGAGAAGACCAGAGCTGTGGAACCTTCTACAGGAGCACGGTTAGTTATGAGGATCCATTTCTTTGAAGATTATACAACATAGGCTTTTTCTTGTGGTTTTTAGTATAATGCATCTTCCGTTATGTCCAGGTTCTAAGCATTGCCTGCTGTGGATTTTTAGTCACTGCGGGAACCGTGCTTATTTGAAGCAAACGCCGTTTGAGGGAAAATGTTATGGCTGGTTCTCTTttgggaagaaagaagaaaggacaCATTGATCTCGAAACTCCTGCGGATGAATGAGTTTAAGGACGAGATTTGCTCGTGTTGGTTTGCTCCGGTTGGGTCTGCTAATGATTATCCATTCTGGTCGAAGTGGGTCATGTTCGGGCAGGTACAAAATGAACGCTTTCTGCATTGATCATATGTCATGGCTACTTTAATATCGCTTTCTTGTTCGTTGCAGGGTTCTGATGAAATTTCTTCCTTACACTCGTTATGGGCAACCTTCGCAGGCCTTTATATTGCCGATTATCTTCTGGAAAGGTCAACCGGGTGAGTGACAATTTGTTTGTCTTTGATAGGTCGGTTCAGATTTGGTAGGTTGAAAATATGTCCGATCCAATTCGATCCCATTCACCCCACTCATTTttatgtgatgcaattttagAGATCCATACCCAATTCGATACTATTTGACCCAACTTGAACTTGGATCCATACTA
The nucleotide sequence above comes from Eucalyptus grandis isolate ANBG69807.140 chromosome 2, ASM1654582v1, whole genome shotgun sequence. Encoded proteins:
- the LOC104439214 gene encoding uncharacterized protein LOC104439214, which encodes MDVGAPERHRDSQIDRYPLLMEQVESSSGHQHVIDVERNGDASLTASHGDQQRRVDLIENEDGLSPSMPAPADQTTVNSSNRLNSVNSSSMRRSDDYHQHRTSPLNSGLWILVELVVTEGQIIASIGVLSLSRHENPEAPLFAWVVGYAAMLPILYWCYHLATVVVISPVNPIEGLLMAWSIEPRSYIAISSHSPRDEGNQH